The Aureispira anguillae genome contains a region encoding:
- a CDS encoding ComEC/Rec2 family competence protein: MTWQQIPFVRLLIPFLFGICFYNWWGANSLSWLSQLLIQLILLTVLAIGIPKDRPSISTIRIWGIWLFLPLSQMGYLMSYIQDDRNNTTHIQQQLLPKATYLATISSIPKINLKSIRTTLSIEGLQSTQNKLTACSGEVLAYFQLDTISSRLNYGDQILFQAAVKPLTQPLNPKAFDQRSYYHPKNIYHQTYLPTQQWVKINTNQNKSLYQFIHACKGQLLKILQQHLPSPNEYAVAAALILGAKDQLNKEIRNAYADTGAMHVLAVSGLHIGILAGLISFLLGLIRSENRKWKKVKTLLLLSLLWGFALLTGASASVLRACTMFSFILVGQLLGRKINVYNSLAASAFLLLCINPFLLFDVGFQLSYLALIGIIYLHPKIYKFWYIEHTVGNWIWKGLALSIAAQISTFPISLYYFHQFPVFFWLSGVVVTAAAGLILGIGLCLFLLYFVPVLSTALGYLLYAAVWLMNSLIFAIQQLPGAVWDGFWLESWQMWSWYGLIISTIYLLSKRQLKWAFIPLSFCTILLGHHALQRYDQSQQVQFCIYNHRKNTLFSYITGRNCITWADSNLIGTPQMQYSQQNHLWSMGINDHQIYSLEDSIQTNKVHYRNKKGQFFRQRLALYTPQSTLQQSHAILEVDYVLVQGNPKLKSIRQIEQLYFYKKLLFDASNSPWKIKQWVKECQALNIDFVDISSEGAWVIDW, from the coding sequence ATGACTTGGCAACAAATTCCATTTGTTCGACTTCTTATTCCCTTTTTGTTTGGCATCTGCTTTTATAATTGGTGGGGAGCCAATAGTCTTTCATGGTTGTCCCAACTACTGATACAGTTGATTTTATTAACGGTATTGGCAATTGGAATCCCAAAAGACAGACCTAGTATTTCTACCATAAGAATTTGGGGAATTTGGCTTTTCCTGCCCTTATCCCAAATGGGCTATCTTATGAGTTACATTCAAGACGACCGAAATAACACCACGCACATTCAACAACAATTGTTGCCTAAAGCCACCTATCTTGCGACCATCAGTAGCATTCCAAAAATTAATTTAAAAAGCATCCGAACGACATTAAGTATAGAAGGGCTACAATCTACGCAAAACAAGTTAACAGCTTGTTCAGGAGAAGTACTTGCTTATTTTCAACTGGATACCATAAGTAGCAGATTAAACTATGGCGATCAAATTTTATTTCAGGCAGCAGTCAAGCCACTGACCCAACCACTTAACCCCAAAGCTTTTGATCAACGCAGCTATTACCATCCAAAAAACATTTACCATCAAACCTATCTACCAACTCAACAATGGGTTAAAATTAATACCAATCAAAACAAGTCTCTGTATCAATTTATCCATGCATGTAAAGGGCAACTGCTAAAAATTTTGCAGCAACATCTGCCCTCTCCCAATGAATATGCGGTTGCAGCTGCCTTAATCTTAGGCGCTAAAGACCAACTCAACAAAGAAATTAGAAACGCTTATGCCGATACTGGTGCCATGCATGTATTAGCTGTTTCAGGGCTTCATATCGGCATTCTAGCAGGCTTAATTAGTTTTTTGTTGGGGCTAATCCGAAGTGAAAATCGAAAGTGGAAAAAAGTCAAAACGCTACTTCTATTAAGCTTACTTTGGGGATTTGCTTTGTTAACGGGTGCTTCTGCCTCTGTTTTAAGAGCTTGTACGATGTTTTCTTTTATTTTGGTAGGACAATTATTGGGTAGAAAAATCAATGTTTATAACTCCTTAGCAGCTTCTGCTTTTTTATTGCTTTGTATCAATCCATTTTTATTATTTGATGTAGGATTTCAGTTGTCCTATTTAGCACTAATTGGTATTATCTACTTGCATCCCAAGATTTACAAATTTTGGTATATTGAACATACCGTAGGCAATTGGATTTGGAAAGGTTTAGCCTTGTCCATTGCTGCTCAAATCTCAACCTTTCCCATTAGTCTCTATTATTTTCATCAGTTTCCTGTCTTTTTTTGGTTATCAGGAGTAGTGGTAACTGCTGCTGCTGGTCTTATATTAGGCATTGGCTTATGCCTTTTCTTGCTCTATTTTGTTCCGGTTTTAAGCACAGCCCTTGGCTATCTTTTGTATGCTGCTGTTTGGTTAATGAACAGCCTCATTTTTGCTATTCAGCAATTACCAGGAGCGGTTTGGGATGGATTTTGGTTAGAATCTTGGCAAATGTGGAGCTGGTATGGGCTTATTATTAGTACAATCTATCTACTCTCCAAACGGCAGCTTAAATGGGCATTTATCCCACTTAGTTTTTGTACCATCTTACTGGGACATCATGCTTTACAGCGTTACGATCAATCCCAACAAGTGCAATTCTGTATTTATAACCATAGAAAAAATACGCTATTTAGCTACATAACGGGTAGGAATTGCATCACTTGGGCAGATTCTAACCTCATTGGAACGCCTCAAATGCAATATAGTCAACAAAATCACCTTTGGTCTATGGGAATCAATGACCATCAGATTTATTCCTTAGAAGATAGCATTCAAACAAATAAGGTTCATTACAGGAACAAAAAAGGACAGTTTTTTCGCCAGCGGTTAGCCTTATATACCCCTCAGAGCACATTGCAACAATCACATGCCATTTTAGAAGTTGATTATGTTTTGGTACAAGGTAATCCCAAATTAAAAAGCATCCGACAAATTGAGCAGCTATATTTTTATAAAAAATTACTCTTTGACGCTTCTAACAGTCCTTGGAAAATTAAGCAATGGGTCAAAGAATGTCAAGCCTTGAATATTGATTTTGTAGACATTTCTTCGGAAGGAGCTTGGGTAATTGATTGGTAA
- a CDS encoding ribonuclease D, with translation MNNWQYIDSNEELAACVEFLNQEKTIAIDLEFDKNRYRYGFNLCLIQIFAGGKCFIIDPLSKGIELNDLFKIVENPKIEKVVYSFGEDLRLFHSLGCFPQNTFDVAIAMRLLDYPPASLASALFEVLDIEISKSAQKSNWFLRPLSEKQIDYAAKDVLYLIDMKAVLVDYAQQKEILAWIEEENKVIDRLSYADVDNNNYLKEKDKNGLSEQEFYIFKGLLEFREVIAKKYNRPSYQIIDKEYLRELAERPKQIYRFSKIKGIYKSLKNEDFKDELWAKRQQLEREAAQLGLSNTERALKRVSSEVYQARKKQRAIRDEAKKNIFKPIQGLIAQNYGENVVTYILGNRLMDELAVGNLDNLRNYKRVLIEQYATELGLDVSRYLAIEP, from the coding sequence ATGAACAATTGGCAGTATATAGATAGTAATGAGGAATTGGCAGCATGTGTCGAGTTTTTAAATCAAGAAAAGACCATTGCAATTGACTTAGAATTTGATAAAAATCGTTATCGCTATGGATTTAATCTTTGTTTGATCCAGATTTTTGCAGGAGGAAAATGTTTTATTATTGATCCCTTGAGCAAGGGCATTGAACTCAATGATTTATTTAAAATTGTCGAAAATCCAAAGATTGAAAAAGTAGTGTATTCTTTTGGCGAAGATTTGAGATTGTTTCATTCTTTGGGCTGTTTTCCCCAGAATACATTTGATGTAGCAATTGCTATGCGTTTATTAGATTATCCGCCCGCTTCCTTGGCAAGCGCTTTGTTTGAAGTATTAGATATTGAAATCAGTAAATCTGCCCAAAAAAGCAACTGGTTTTTAAGGCCTCTTTCCGAAAAACAAATCGACTATGCGGCCAAAGATGTGCTTTATTTGATTGATATGAAGGCGGTATTAGTTGACTATGCTCAACAAAAAGAAATTTTGGCTTGGATAGAGGAAGAAAATAAAGTGATTGATAGGCTTTCTTATGCAGATGTTGACAACAATAATTATCTCAAAGAAAAAGATAAAAATGGGCTCTCTGAGCAGGAGTTTTACATTTTTAAAGGGCTCCTAGAATTTAGAGAGGTCATTGCCAAAAAATACAATCGCCCAAGTTATCAAATTATTGATAAAGAATATCTAAGAGAATTAGCTGAGCGCCCAAAACAAATTTACCGTTTTAGTAAGATAAAGGGCATTTATAAGTCGCTCAAAAATGAAGATTTTAAGGATGAATTGTGGGCAAAACGTCAACAGTTGGAGCGTGAAGCTGCACAATTAGGGCTTTCCAATACCGAAAGGGCATTAAAACGAGTGAGTTCAGAGGTTTATCAGGCTCGGAAAAAGCAACGAGCGATTCGGGATGAGGCTAAAAAGAATATATTTAAACCAATACAAGGACTCATTGCTCAAAATTATGGCGAAAATGTAGTGACTTATATTCTTGGAAATCGTTTGATGGATGAATTGGCAGTTGGCAATTTGGATAATTTACGCAATTATAAACGGGTATTAATTGAGCAATATGCTACGGAGCTGGGGCTTGATGTTAGTCGTTATTTGGCGATAGAGCCTTAA
- a CDS encoding T9SS type A sorting domain-containing protein: MNKLYFWCILLCLCNNHLLQAQCTSDSLPPTVFCRNQPLAVYLNNTGTKWVRASRIDAGSVDNCGIQRYTINGQDSLLVDCSVVGLTAQTVLRVFDYAGNSATCATQIQVRDTLAPLVSCQNITTYLDSTGLVTVVPDDIDFYSMDNCQIASKLIDGQQSIQFNCDSIASSPHVASLTVIDNHGRQNSCRAVISIVDNIPPIASCLNTITVYVDSLGQGTVAASDFDAGSVDNCGNNNLFFHINGDSVWNYNCSKIGLNNTVNLTIGDANGNMVNCATQIQVLDTIPPVVQCKPVEVYLATTGNAAVSAADIDDLSTDNCAITARTFLNGNYIKNYSCVDVGVDSVYLLIRDPSGNTGTCATTVTIRDSIKPTIVCNAANVNLTGNSLWILTPADVGVAYDNCTIDTSYLTPSVFTCQDIGTVTYTLTVEDANGNWNTCLNTVHIFADTPTIVTPTYDSLWHCTGDTLNMEGILPNNGLVYQADWIGPLGTISSGPISGQIDSLTFAHTGNYYFTIVPNNGQGCPMTDSFYLEIDSCLLANQHQAFTSPKEPILIFPNPTTGTLTVTTLGDPIQQVVIYNLAGQVVFYNDWERAATDDYEIDCSSLPTGMYIVYIQSEQARVAKRIQIEH, translated from the coding sequence ATGAACAAATTGTATTTTTGGTGCATTCTGTTATGCCTCTGTAATAATCATTTATTGCAAGCACAATGCACCTCTGATTCTTTGCCTCCTACTGTATTTTGTAGGAATCAGCCACTTGCGGTTTACTTAAACAATACAGGCACAAAATGGGTGAGGGCGAGTAGGATAGATGCAGGGAGCGTCGATAATTGCGGCATACAACGTTATACCATAAATGGGCAAGACTCTCTTTTAGTCGATTGTTCTGTGGTGGGGTTAACTGCGCAAACTGTTTTGAGGGTTTTTGATTATGCAGGAAACTCAGCCACTTGTGCAACGCAGATTCAAGTTCGTGATACCTTGGCTCCCTTGGTTTCTTGTCAAAATATAACGACATATTTGGATAGTACAGGCTTGGTAACCGTTGTTCCAGATGATATTGATTTCTATAGTATGGATAATTGCCAGATTGCTAGTAAATTAATTGACGGCCAACAAAGCATTCAATTTAATTGCGATAGTATAGCAAGCTCTCCGCATGTTGCTAGTCTAACCGTAATTGATAACCATGGAAGGCAAAATAGCTGCCGAGCAGTTATTTCAATTGTAGACAACATCCCTCCAATTGCATCTTGTTTGAATACTATAACTGTTTATGTAGATAGCCTTGGACAGGGAACTGTTGCTGCCTCTGATTTTGATGCTGGAAGTGTTGACAATTGTGGCAACAATAATTTGTTTTTTCATATTAATGGAGACAGCGTATGGAATTACAACTGTTCTAAGATAGGACTAAACAACACCGTAAACTTAACCATTGGTGATGCCAATGGGAATATGGTAAATTGTGCCACTCAAATTCAGGTGTTGGATACCATTCCTCCTGTTGTACAGTGCAAGCCTGTTGAAGTGTATTTGGCGACCACAGGAAATGCTGCGGTATCAGCGGCGGATATTGACGACTTAAGCACGGATAATTGTGCCATAACAGCTCGAACTTTTCTAAACGGAAATTATATTAAGAACTATAGTTGTGTGGACGTTGGGGTAGATTCTGTTTACTTATTGATTCGAGATCCTAGTGGAAATACAGGTACGTGCGCAACAACAGTTACCATTAGAGATAGCATTAAGCCGACCATAGTTTGCAATGCTGCAAATGTTAATCTAACTGGTAATTCTCTTTGGATACTAACGCCTGCGGATGTGGGGGTAGCTTATGATAATTGTACAATTGATACGAGCTATTTAACGCCTTCTGTTTTTACTTGTCAGGATATAGGGACTGTTACTTATACTTTAACCGTTGAAGATGCGAATGGCAATTGGAATACTTGTTTAAATACGGTTCATATTTTTGCAGATACCCCAACCATTGTAACTCCTACTTATGATAGTTTATGGCATTGTACTGGTGATACGTTAAATATGGAGGGCATCTTGCCTAATAATGGCTTGGTTTATCAAGCCGATTGGATTGGTCCATTGGGGACAATTAGTTCAGGGCCTATTAGCGGACAAATAGACAGCTTAACATTTGCTCATACAGGAAATTATTATTTTACAATCGTTCCAAACAATGGACAAGGTTGTCCGATGACTGATTCATTTTATCTAGAAATTGATAGTTGCTTACTGGCGAATCAGCATCAGGCATTTACCTCTCCTAAAGAACCAATCCTTATATTTCCAAATCCTACTACTGGCACTCTCACTGTAACAACGCTAGGAGACCCAATTCAACAGGTAGTCATATACAACCTAGCAGGGCAAGTTGTTTTTTATAACGATTGGGAACGAGCGGCAACAGACGATTACGAGATTGATTGTTCTAGTTTGCCAACTGGAATGTACATTGTTTATATCCAAAGTGAACAGGCTAGGGTAGCCAAGCGCATCCAAATTGAACATTAA
- a CDS encoding prominin family protein, with protein sequence MKIIHWLFPLIFITTFPSFPPLNNNNSPIAFSSSVSYGIAPPAEKKTTHSKKRKAKRQKHKRNRKYKKHPNNVTSKKAGSRFLTLGIIFSALFLGFLLASIIILAGFGTGAFGLNLLILFPTVLMFLIGTPFLFIGLYLTLKANKVEEPIKRSETELRKEVANLPEREIVHYLELNDALAAEKIKIINFDRNLKSRRAAGVPLSELKRELDEINRSMRVIKKEISILKKKAQNQQ encoded by the coding sequence ATGAAAATTATTCATTGGTTATTTCCCCTTATTTTTATAACCACATTCCCATCTTTTCCCCCACTCAACAACAACAATTCCCCCATTGCCTTTTCAAGTTCTGTTTCTTATGGAATTGCGCCCCCTGCCGAAAAAAAAACCACCCATTCAAAAAAAAGAAAGGCAAAAAGACAAAAACACAAACGGAACCGCAAATACAAAAAGCATCCCAATAACGTCACTTCAAAAAAAGCAGGCTCTAGATTTTTAACCTTGGGTATTATATTTTCAGCGCTCTTTCTTGGCTTCTTGCTTGCCTCTATTATTATTTTGGCAGGATTTGGAACAGGAGCATTTGGGCTAAATTTACTCATTTTATTTCCTACTGTTTTGATGTTTCTAATTGGCACTCCTTTTCTATTTATTGGTTTATATCTAACGTTGAAAGCAAATAAAGTTGAAGAACCCATAAAAAGAAGTGAAACAGAGCTTCGAAAAGAAGTAGCCAACTTACCAGAGCGAGAAATTGTCCACTATTTGGAATTAAACGATGCTTTAGCAGCAGAGAAAATCAAAATTATAAATTTTGACCGAAACCTTAAATCCAGAAGAGCAGCAGGCGTGCCATTGTCAGAACTAAAAAGAGAGTTGGACGAAATTAATCGCAGTATGCGTGTTATAAAAAAAGAAATTTCTATACTAAAGAAGAAAGCCCAAAATCAACAATAA
- a CDS encoding T9SS type A sorting domain-containing protein, producing MKNLIFPSLLLLTLLFLTGLAQAQTVAIPDANFKTVLLNNTAINTNGDTEIQTIEAQSFSGNLNVNNRNILDLTGIEAFTALSGLDCGGNQLTNLNVTQNTALTSLSCHSNQLSSLNLAQNTALEHLNCFYNQLTSLNLTQCTALTQLQCNNNQLNSLDLSACTALLHLDCSSNQLTSFNITKNTALIRLDCSLNQISSLDLTACPALLNVSCSINQLSALDLSQNLLLVHLYCSRNQLSSLDLSQNSALKTLQCANNQLTFLNVKNGNNQAITSFMTFYNPNLTCIQVDNATYSSSNWPLIDLTSHFSTNCFTNRTSLTATEQNIKVYPNPIVQNFTVDLGQSQPTFTVQITNTTGQIILKKTYTNTQQIEIALQEHSGIYFLTIYNEKEIFTTKIIKE from the coding sequence ATGAAAAATTTAATCTTCCCTAGCCTTTTACTATTAACGCTACTATTTTTGACAGGTCTTGCTCAAGCTCAAACTGTCGCCATCCCCGATGCCAATTTCAAAACAGTATTGCTTAACAATACCGCCATCAATACTAATGGGGATACAGAAATCCAAACCATAGAAGCCCAATCCTTTTCAGGAAATCTTAATGTAAACAATAGAAACATCCTAGATCTTACAGGTATTGAAGCCTTTACGGCCCTAAGTGGTCTAGACTGTGGGGGTAATCAATTAACAAATCTAAATGTGACCCAAAATACAGCGCTAACCAGCCTCAGTTGTCATTCTAATCAACTTAGCAGCCTAAATTTGGCTCAAAATACAGCATTAGAACATTTAAATTGCTTTTATAATCAGTTGACAAGTTTAAATTTAACGCAATGTACAGCACTAACTCAATTGCAATGTAACAATAACCAACTTAACAGTTTAGACCTTAGTGCTTGCACAGCCTTACTTCATTTAGATTGCTCCAGTAATCAATTGACCAGTTTTAATATAACCAAAAACACCGCTTTAATAAGACTCGATTGTTCTCTTAATCAGATTTCAAGTTTGGATCTTACCGCCTGCCCTGCCCTTCTCAATGTTTCTTGCAGCATTAATCAATTATCTGCCTTGGATCTTAGTCAAAATCTCCTTTTAGTACACTTATATTGCTCTCGCAATCAACTAAGCAGTTTAGATCTTAGCCAGAATTCCGCCCTAAAAACCTTACAGTGTGCCAACAATCAATTAACCTTCTTAAATGTAAAAAATGGCAACAATCAAGCGATTACTAGTTTCATGACGTTTTACAACCCTAACCTAACTTGTATACAAGTAGACAATGCCACCTATTCTAGTTCAAACTGGCCCCTTATTGATCTTACAAGCCACTTTAGCACCAACTGTTTTACCAACCGTACAAGCTTAACAGCAACAGAGCAAAACATCAAAGTTTACCCAAATCCTATCGTGCAAAATTTCACCGTTGATTTAGGGCAATCACAGCCAACGTTTACGGTACAAATTACCAACACCACAGGACAAATTATTTTGAAGAAAACGTATACCAATACCCAACAAATAGAGATCGCCTTACAAGAACATTCTGGTATTTATTTTTTAACCATCTACAACGAAAAAGAAATATTCACGACTAAAATCATCAAAGAATAA
- a CDS encoding TonB-dependent receptor codes for MKNILIFLCSFIGICSIVAQETPSQTIRGKVVDKVSQMPLIGVVILVAETDLNTTSDIDGNFVLENVPIGRQIITTQYLGYEPYISEDLIISSSKEMYLEIGLTEQVEVTETVVVTASGSADGVGNQAINDLSVVSARSFSVEETKRYAASIDDPGRMAAALPGIQTDQDNENDVVIRGNSAFGVLWRMEGLEIPNPTHFGRPGTTGGGISVFSASVLGNTDLSTGGFAAEYGNALSGVFDMRNRRGNMVNREHSIKIGLIGLGASTEGPIKKGRSSYLINYRYSTLGILNAIGMYVVRENVGNNFQDLSFNLTFNSKDNKDEFKIFGIGGLSDEIWFTKEDTTEWKTYLDYIDERNGSNLGILGFTYRRLINEKSYLKVVLGTVLNHHYLKQAIPNLTTLDIKDKDVVEDYDYKTLRSQLHLTYSNKLSNRFRLKAGASLSANTYWLRNSVDNGNGDYNYLDNVNGNTFLVQAYAQGSYRPMEKLTFNFGFHALLLTLNNTYSIEPRVSMQYKPFKNTTLSAAYGLHGKALPIGTYLLQLPDASGAITQPNRNLKIAKAHHAILAFQQVIGLGFRLNLEGYYQYTFDNPTSPIPNSGYWFLNERDNYGTQAMVSEGQGQNYGVDLSIEKAFSRNFFILATGSLFWSQYKSLGDEFWRRTRIDKRWGVAVMGGYEFTFKKGGVLQIGLKSFVSGGLRYTPADVEASKKAGVLVEDTNNYWGASSGTYFRLDGRIAYRKDHKKLSYTISLDVQNITNTKNVRYFIYDRTEGTLVPRHQSGLLPVISFQIDF; via the coding sequence ATGAAAAATATACTCATCTTTTTATGCTCTTTTATAGGTATCTGTTCCATTGTTGCACAAGAAACCCCAAGTCAAACAATTCGTGGAAAAGTTGTTGATAAAGTCAGCCAAATGCCTCTAATTGGAGTAGTAATTTTAGTGGCCGAAACCGATTTAAATACCACCTCTGATATTGATGGAAATTTTGTATTAGAAAACGTGCCGATTGGTCGCCAAATTATAACCACTCAGTACCTTGGCTATGAACCTTACATTTCCGAAGATTTAATTATTTCTTCTAGCAAGGAAATGTATTTAGAGATTGGGCTGACCGAACAAGTCGAAGTCACCGAAACCGTTGTCGTAACGGCCTCTGGAAGTGCAGATGGTGTAGGGAATCAAGCAATCAATGATTTATCGGTGGTTAGTGCTCGCTCTTTTTCGGTAGAAGAAACGAAACGATATGCCGCAAGCATTGACGACCCTGGGCGTATGGCAGCAGCATTACCTGGTATTCAAACCGATCAGGACAATGAAAATGATGTTGTTATTCGTGGTAATTCTGCTTTTGGGGTACTGTGGAGAATGGAAGGACTCGAAATTCCCAACCCTACTCATTTTGGTCGCCCTGGCACTACAGGCGGTGGAATTTCTGTTTTTAGTGCTTCTGTCTTAGGCAATACCGACCTCTCTACAGGAGGTTTTGCCGCCGAATATGGCAATGCCTTATCGGGTGTTTTTGATATGCGAAACCGCCGAGGAAATATGGTCAACAGAGAGCATTCTATCAAAATTGGACTAATTGGTTTAGGGGCATCTACTGAAGGACCAATTAAGAAAGGTCGAAGTTCTTATTTGATTAATTACCGCTATTCTACCTTGGGAATTCTCAATGCAATAGGTATGTATGTTGTTCGTGAAAATGTTGGAAATAATTTTCAAGACTTATCCTTTAACCTGACCTTTAACTCTAAAGATAATAAAGATGAATTTAAGATTTTTGGAATTGGTGGTTTAAGCGATGAAATATGGTTTACCAAAGAAGATACAACCGAATGGAAAACTTATTTGGATTATATTGACGAGAGAAACGGTTCTAATTTAGGTATTTTAGGCTTTACTTACCGACGTTTAATCAACGAAAAATCTTACCTAAAAGTAGTCTTAGGAACGGTATTGAATCATCATTATCTAAAACAAGCCATTCCCAATTTGACCACACTGGACATTAAAGACAAAGATGTTGTTGAAGATTATGATTATAAAACATTAAGAAGTCAATTGCACCTTACTTATAGCAATAAATTAAGCAATCGTTTTCGGCTAAAAGCAGGTGCTTCTTTAAGTGCCAATACCTATTGGTTGCGCAATAGTGTAGACAATGGCAATGGCGATTATAATTACTTGGATAATGTTAATGGCAATACTTTTTTGGTGCAAGCCTATGCGCAAGGGAGTTATCGCCCAATGGAAAAACTAACCTTTAACTTTGGTTTCCATGCCCTATTGCTTACCCTCAACAATACCTATAGTATAGAGCCTAGAGTTTCTATGCAATATAAGCCATTCAAAAATACAACCCTTAGTGCCGCTTATGGTTTGCATGGCAAAGCCTTGCCCATTGGGACTTATTTGTTGCAATTGCCTGATGCTTCTGGTGCAATTACACAACCCAATAGAAATTTAAAAATTGCCAAAGCGCACCATGCTATACTCGCCTTTCAACAAGTTATTGGCTTAGGCTTTCGCCTCAACCTTGAAGGTTACTATCAATATACCTTTGACAATCCAACCAGCCCCATTCCCAATAGCGGTTATTGGTTCCTTAATGAACGAGATAATTATGGAACTCAAGCAATGGTTTCTGAAGGGCAAGGACAAAACTATGGGGTGGATTTAAGCATTGAGAAGGCATTTAGCCGCAACTTCTTTATTTTGGCAACGGGTTCTTTGTTTTGGTCTCAATACAAATCTTTGGGGGATGAGTTTTGGAGACGTACTAGAATTGACAAAAGATGGGGCGTTGCTGTTATGGGAGGCTATGAATTTACCTTCAAAAAAGGCGGTGTTTTACAAATTGGTCTAAAATCCTTTGTTTCTGGCGGGCTGCGCTATACGCCTGCCGATGTTGAAGCCTCTAAAAAAGCAGGGGTGCTGGTAGAAGATACCAACAATTATTGGGGGGCTTCCTCTGGAACTTATTTCCGTTTAGATGGTCGCATTGCTTATCGAAAAGATCACAAAAAGCTTTCTTATACCATTTCTTTGGATGTACAAAACATTACCAATACCAAAAATGTTCGCTATTTTATTTATGATCGTACTGAGGGCACTTTAGTACCACGCCATCAATCTGGCTTGTTGCCTGTTATCAGTTTCCAAATTGATTTTTAA